In Halobaculum magnesiiphilum, the following proteins share a genomic window:
- the cheY gene encoding chemotaxis protein CheY, which translates to MPTSVLIADDSEFMRNLLREILEGEFEIVGEAENGVEAVDLYGEHAPDIVMMDIVMPIRNGIEATTEITEEHPDASVIMCTSVGQEEKMKAAIKAGAEGYITKPFQKPNVLEAINDVVPA; encoded by the coding sequence ATGCCGACCAGCGTTCTGATCGCGGACGACTCGGAGTTCATGCGGAACCTCCTGCGGGAGATCCTCGAGGGGGAGTTCGAGATCGTCGGCGAGGCCGAGAACGGCGTGGAGGCGGTCGACCTCTACGGCGAGCACGCGCCCGACATCGTGATGATGGACATCGTCATGCCGATCCGCAACGGGATCGAGGCGACCACCGAGATCACGGAGGAGCACCCCGACGCGAGCGTCATCATGTGCACCAGCGTCGGGCAGGAGGAGAAGATGAAGGCCGCCATCAAGGCGGGCGCCGAGGGGTACATCACGAAACCGTTCCAGAAGCCGAACGTGCTCGAAGCCATCAACGACGTCGTCCCCGCGTAG
- a CDS encoding chemotaxis protein CheC, translating to MYVDIQSLGEFSDLASQGADRAADALGQLAGANVYVDVTDVTLMAAGDLRESFAGREFVGVEIGLQGGISGQTVMAFELEAAESLVERLMPGGGDGEFVRSGVTEAGNIMTSGFIDGWADHLGVGIDMTPPSYVRASGTDILPDGAFDDDRQGVFMFESQVSSMDEDLEFAIYMLPEYAGFTDMLGHDGPVGESGDAVPVNKLPTFNEMTRQGASSAADNITMMTGTETDVDVSRLRFVPVQDVPSELGKETVAGTVFELHGDPSGYLAILFDEASAEEVAGGMIPTETEPGIGDMEKGALRELGNIMTSGFIDGWANVLGTSIEHTPPQFVHDMGSAVMSPLVSRLGKTQDHAFIIDSTVRTPDGNVRCDIYALPDQRELAAALDRIEPAATDGGLPR from the coding sequence ATGTACGTCGACATCCAGTCGCTGGGGGAGTTCTCCGATCTCGCGAGCCAGGGCGCCGACCGGGCCGCCGACGCGCTCGGGCAGCTCGCCGGCGCGAACGTGTACGTCGACGTGACCGACGTGACGCTGATGGCAGCCGGCGACCTGCGGGAGTCGTTCGCCGGTCGGGAGTTCGTCGGCGTCGAGATCGGGCTGCAGGGCGGGATCAGCGGGCAGACCGTGATGGCGTTCGAGCTGGAGGCCGCGGAGAGCCTCGTCGAGCGGCTGATGCCCGGCGGCGGCGACGGCGAGTTCGTCAGGAGCGGCGTCACCGAGGCGGGCAACATCATGACCTCGGGGTTCATCGACGGCTGGGCCGACCACCTCGGCGTCGGCATCGACATGACGCCGCCCTCGTACGTCCGGGCGTCGGGGACCGACATCCTCCCGGACGGCGCGTTCGACGACGACAGACAGGGCGTGTTCATGTTCGAGTCGCAGGTCTCCTCGATGGACGAGGACCTCGAGTTCGCGATCTACATGCTGCCCGAGTACGCCGGCTTCACCGACATGCTCGGCCACGACGGCCCCGTCGGCGAGTCCGGCGACGCGGTTCCGGTGAACAAGCTGCCGACGTTCAACGAGATGACCCGGCAGGGCGCGTCGTCGGCCGCCGACAACATCACGATGATGACCGGCACCGAGACGGACGTGGACGTGTCGCGCCTGCGGTTCGTCCCGGTGCAGGACGTGCCCTCCGAACTCGGGAAGGAAACGGTCGCCGGGACGGTGTTCGAGCTTCACGGCGACCCGAGCGGCTACCTCGCCATCCTCTTCGACGAGGCCTCGGCCGAGGAGGTCGCCGGCGGGATGATCCCCACAGAGACCGAGCCCGGGATCGGCGACATGGAGAAGGGCGCGCTGCGGGAGCTGGGCAACATCATGACCTCGGGGTTCATCGACGGCTGGGCGAACGTGCTCGGCACGAGCATCGAGCACACCCCGCCGCAGTTCGTCCACGACATGGGCTCGGCGGTGATGAGCCCGCTCGTGAGCCGGCTCGGGAAGACGCAGGACCACGCGTTCATCATCGACTCGACGGTCCGAACCCCCGACGGCAACG